A single window of Podarcis raffonei isolate rPodRaf1 chromosome 9, rPodRaf1.pri, whole genome shotgun sequence DNA harbors:
- the FGL1 gene encoding fibrinogen-like protein 1 isoform X4, whose protein sequence is MKNWSLFHLFLQTVLIVGTAGLTLESCFQEQLKLQAQVRLLEQSVKQQQAKIVQLLIEKDMQYRDKGSENSVIDLGEEREYKDCAEIYNAGHKQSGYYKMKPLESPSGFSAYCDMSEGGGWTVFQRRSDGSQNFDRDWAEYEQGFGDFASPDGEYWLGNKNLHYLTSQGNYTLKIDLSDFMDEQRFAQYENFKVGDEQSSYKMNCGQYSGTAGDSLTGGFHPEVKWWANHQGMKFSTKDRDNDNYEENCAEEDKAGWWFNRCHSANLNGLYYDGPYSAATDNGIVWYTWHGWWYSLKSVVMKVRPSDFSPNEV, encoded by the exons ACTTTAGAGAGTTGTTTCCAAGAGCAGCTGAAACTCCAGGCCCAGGTGAGACTTCTGGAACAAAGTGTGAAGCAGCAACAAGCCAAGATTGTGCAGCTCTTAATCGAGAAGGACATGCAGTACAGAGATAAAGGAAGTGAAAACAGTGTTATTGATCTGGGAGAAGAAAGAGAATATAAAG ATTGTGCGGAGATCTATAACGCTGGACACAAACAGAGTGGATACTACAAGATGAAACCTCTTGAGAGCCCCAGTGGATTCTCTGCCTACTGTGACATGTCAGAAGGAGGAGGATGGACGGTCTTTCAGAGACGGTCAGACGGGAGTCAAAATTTTGATAG AGACTGGGCTGAGTATGAACAAGGTTTTGGCGATTTTGCTTCACCAGATGGTGAATACTGGCTTGGAAATAAAAATCTCCACTATCTGACCTCTCAGG ggaATTATACCTTGAAAATTGATCTGTCTGATTTTATGGATGAACAGCGTTTTGCACAGTATGAAAATTTCAAAGTTGGAGACGAACAG AGCTCTTACAAGATGAACTGTGGGCAATACTCTGGAACAGCAGGAGATTCCCTCACTGGGGGGTTTCACCCTGAAGTTAAATGGTGGGCAAACCACCAAGGAATGAAATTCAGTACAAAGGACAGAGATAATGACAACTACGAAGAGAACTGCGCTGAAGAAGATAAAGCTGGCTGGTGGTTTAACAG ATGTCACTCTGCCAACCTGAACGGCCTGTACTACGATGGACCCTACTCAGCAGCAACAGACAATGGAATTGTGTGGTACACGTGGCACGGTTGGTGGTATTCTTTGAAATCGGTTGTCATGAAAGTCCGGCCGTCAGACTTCAGCCCTAATGAGGTTTAA